From one Triticum aestivum cultivar Chinese Spring chromosome 4B, IWGSC CS RefSeq v2.1, whole genome shotgun sequence genomic stretch:
- the LOC123093783 gene encoding nucleotide pyrophosphatase/phosphodiesterase, translated as MGMAHVALAAVLAMAAAAATVSASPALGVQPLSKIAIHKATVHLDLHRSSAYVRATPAVLGGQDEDTVWVTVKYGWDNPTPDDWIAVFSPADFISGTCPNPERYPAEPLLCTAPIKYQYANYSANYLKGGKGTIRLQLINQRADFSFALFTGGLENPKLVSVSKVVVFKNPKAPVFPRLAQGKTHDEMTVTWTSGYDVSEAYPFVEWGMVGAAGTRTPAGTLTFNRGSMCGEPARTVGWREPGFIHTAFMRNLWPNKEYFYKIGHELSDGTVVWAKPYTFRAPPTPGQNSLQRIIVFGDMGKAERDGSNEFANYQPGSLNTTDRLIEDLDNYDIVFHIGDMPYANGYLSQWDQFTAQVAPISAKKAYMVASGNHERDWPNTGGFFDVEDSGGECGVPAETMYYYPAENRANFWYKVDYGMFRFCVADSEHDWREGTQQYKFIEECLSTVDRKHQPWLIFTAHRVLGYSSNSWYADQGSFEEPEGRESLQKLWQKYRVDIAYFGHVHNYERTCPLYQSQCVNNEKSHYSGTMNGTIFVVAGGGGSHLSEYTTAIPKWSIFRDHDYGFTKLTAFNHSSLLFEYMKSSDGKVYDSFTIHRDYRDVLSCVHDSCFPTTLAS; from the exons atggggatggcgCATGTCGCCCTGGCAGCGGTGCTGGccatggcggcagcggcggcgacggtgagcgcgTCGCCGGCCCTGGGGGTCCAGCCGCTGTCCAAGATCGCCATCCACAAGGCCACCGTTCACCTTGACCTCCACCGCTCCTCCGCGTACGTGCGGGCGACGCCGGCAGTGCTCGGCGGCCAG GACGAGGACACTGTGTGGGTCACCGTCAAGTACGGCTGGGATAACCCTACCCCCGACGACTGGATCGCCGTCTTCTCCCCCGCCGATTTCAT CTCGGGCACGTGCCCTAACCCTGAGAGGTACCCCGCCGAGCCGCTGCTCTGCACGGCGCCTATCAAG TATCAGTACGCCAACTACTCGGCGAACTACCTCAAAGGTGGCAAGGGCACCATCCGGCTCCAGCTCATCAACCAGCGCGCCGACTTCTCCTTCGCCCTCTTCACCGGCGGCCTCGAAAAC CCgaagctggtgtcggtgtcaaaggTGGTGGTGTTCAAGAACCCCAAGGCGCCGGTGTTCCCGCGGCTGGCGCAGGGCAAGACCCACGACGAGATGACCGTGACGTGGACCAGCGGCTACGACGTCAGCGAGGCCTACCCGTTCGTGGAGTGGGGCATGGTCGGCGCCGCCGGCACGCGCACGCCCGCCGGGACGCTCACCTTCAACCGCGGCAGCATGTGCG GCGAGCCGGCGCGAACGGTTGGGTGGAGAGAACCCGGGTTCATCCACACGGCGTTCATGAGGAACCTGTGGCCCAACAAAGA GTACTTCTACAAGATTGGGCATGAGCTCTCCGACGGAACCGTGGTGTGGGCTAAGCCCTACACCTTCCGGGCACCGCCAACCCCCGGCCAGAACTCGCTGCAGCGCATCATCGTCTTCGGTGACATGGGAAAG GCGGAGAGGGACGGATCAAACGAGTTCGCCAACTACCAGCCAGGATCGCTCAACACGACGGATAGGTTGATTGAAGATCTGGACAACTACGACATCGTCTTCCACATCGGCGACATGCCCTACGCTAACGGGTACCTCTCGCAGTGGGACCAGTTCACCGCACAGGTTGCCCCCATCAGCGCCAAAAAGGCCTACATGGTTGCAAG TGGCAACCACGAGAGGGACTGGCCCAACACCGGTGGGTTTTTCGACGTCGAGGACTCCGGCGGCGAATGCGGCGTGCCCGCCGAGACCATGTACTACTACCCAGCCGAAAACAGAGCAAACTTTTG GTACAAGGTGGACTATGGGATGTTCCGGTTCTGCGTGGCGGACTCGGAGCACGACTGGCGGGAGGGGACTCAACAGTACAAGTTCATCGAGGAATGCCTCTCCACGGTGGACCGCAAGCACCAGCCGTGGCTCATCTTCACGGCGCACAGGGTGCTCGGCTACTCCTCCAACTCGTGGTACGCCGACCAGGGCTCCTTCGAGGAGCCAGAGGGCCGGGAGAGCCTGCAGAAACTGTGGCAGAAGTACCGCGTCGACATTGCCTACTTCGGCCACGTCCACAACTACGAGCGTACATGCCCACTCTACCAGAGCCAGTGCGTCAACAACGAGAAGAGCCACTACTCGGGCACCATGAACGGGACCATCTTCGtcgtggccggcggcggcggtagCCACCTGTCGGAGTACACCACGGCGATCCCCAAGTGGAGCATATTCAGGGATCACGACTACGGGTTCACCAAGCTGACGGCCTTCAACCACTCGTCGCTTTTGTTTGAGTACATGAAGAGCAGCGATGGCAAGGTCTACGACTCCTTCACCATCCACAGGGACTACCGTGACGTGCTCAGCTGCGTGCACGACAGTTGCTTCCCCACCACACTCGCTAGCTGA